The Kaustia mangrovi genome has a segment encoding these proteins:
- a CDS encoding tautomerase family protein: protein MSFAKLFVHIFEIFEIIMVGDTPTVNQQSGSVKMPFVHIKIAGMALTPEQVRHVQDEATRLMATVMRKKRELTAVLVEQVPADAWTVGAEPVRVAGHLDVKVTEGTNTAEEKSRFIAAAAKLLKDVLGSDLPVATYVVVHELAADSWGYDGLSQEHRRKTGPAVLTF from the coding sequence TTGAGTTTTGCCAAATTGTTTGTTCATATTTTTGAGATTTTCGAAATAATTATGGTTGGCGATACTCCGACCGTCAACCAGCAGTCAGGGAGTGTGAAAATGCCCTTCGTTCACATCAAAATCGCGGGAATGGCGCTCACGCCGGAGCAGGTTCGTCATGTGCAGGACGAGGCCACCCGCCTTATGGCAACCGTCATGCGCAAGAAGCGGGAGCTCACCGCCGTTCTGGTCGAGCAAGTCCCCGCCGACGCTTGGACGGTAGGGGCCGAACCGGTTCGGGTAGCGGGCCATCTCGATGTGAAAGTGACCGAGGGCACCAACACGGCGGAGGAGAAGTCGCGCTTCATCGCTGCTGCCGCAAAGCTTCTCAAGGATGTTCTCGGGTCCGATCTGCCGGTCGCGACCTATGTGGTCGTGCATGAGCTGGCCGCCGATAGCTGGGGATATGACGGCCTCTCCCAGGAGCATCGTCGCAAGACCGGCCCGGCCGTCCTGACCTTTTGA